One Sulfurimonas crateris genomic window carries:
- the pyk gene encoding pyruvate kinase: MKKRTKIVATVGPSSDSLEKIIELIRAGVNVFRLNFSHGTHEYHLSVLQKIREASKQTGLFIGVLQDISGPKIRVGALDGAFEIMHGDKIEILKNSITGYKSQNNSYVVSISEPKILQNLQTDSDIFFCDGQIKTKIVEIKDDKIVVEALSNGILSSFKGVNFPNTRLGLDILTPKDIKDMEWGVKNSVDFMAISFVQHALDVIKAREIVSSFGGDVQIFAKIEKFDAVENIDEIIEASDGIMVARGDLGIEIPYYEVPQAQKMIIKKANEMSKPVITATQMLLSVTNSKSATRAEISDVANAILDGTDAVMLSEETTVGKYPVEAVTIMMETIRATERSTYPYYKFSDFEMHDFTDSINYSAARLSNHLKTDGIIAMTNSGNSAKKIARYRPNQTIYAGFHSQKTARVLTIVWGVVPAFLVKKGSIGQMLNQLLNDGIKRNLISFERSYILIAGDPSGVSGSTNMIRALRHEEMKFFVNLKDLDCYEV, from the coding sequence ATGAAAAAAAGAACAAAAATAGTAGCAACCGTTGGACCATCATCAGACAGCTTGGAAAAAATCATAGAGTTGATAAGAGCAGGGGTAAATGTCTTTAGACTCAACTTCTCTCACGGTACACACGAGTATCATCTGAGCGTTTTGCAAAAGATTAGAGAAGCGAGCAAGCAGACTGGTCTTTTCATAGGGGTTTTGCAGGATATCAGCGGTCCAAAGATAAGAGTAGGGGCTTTGGATGGCGCTTTTGAGATTATGCACGGCGATAAGATAGAGATTTTAAAAAACAGCATAACGGGATACAAAAGCCAAAACAACAGCTATGTAGTAAGTATCAGCGAGCCAAAAATTTTACAAAATCTTCAGACGGATAGCGATATCTTCTTTTGTGACGGACAGATAAAGACAAAAATAGTAGAGATAAAAGATGACAAAATTGTGGTTGAAGCTCTTAGCAACGGCATCTTGTCCTCTTTTAAAGGGGTGAATTTTCCAAACACAAGACTAGGTCTTGATATACTTACTCCCAAAGATATAAAAGATATGGAGTGGGGCGTAAAAAACAGTGTTGATTTTATGGCGATATCGTTCGTTCAGCATGCCTTAGATGTCATAAAAGCCAGAGAAATCGTAAGCTCTTTTGGCGGAGATGTGCAGATCTTTGCAAAGATAGAGAAGTTTGACGCCGTTGAAAATATTGACGAGATCATAGAAGCAAGTGACGGCATAATGGTTGCAAGAGGCGATTTGGGGATAGAGATTCCCTACTATGAAGTGCCTCAGGCTCAAAAAATGATCATCAAAAAAGCAAATGAGATGAGCAAGCCAGTGATTACCGCCACTCAAATGCTTCTCTCCGTGACAAACTCCAAGAGTGCGACAAGGGCGGAGATAAGTGACGTGGCAAATGCCATACTTGACGGCACTGACGCTGTTATGCTCTCCGAGGAGACGACTGTCGGCAAATATCCTGTAGAGGCTGTGACAATTATGATGGAAACCATCAGAGCGACCGAGAGGTCAACTTATCCATATTATAAATTTTCAGATTTTGAGATGCATGATTTTACAGACAGCATAAACTACTCCGCTGCAAGGTTATCAAACCATCTAAAAACAGACGGCATTATTGCTATGACAAACTCAGGCAACAGTGCGAAAAAAATCGCAAGATATAGACCAAACCAGACTATTTACGCGGGCTTTCATTCGCAAAAAACGGCAAGAGTTCTGACTATTGTCTGGGGTGTAGTTCCCGCATTTTTGGTAAAAAAAGGCTCAATCGGACAGATGCTCAACCAGCTTTTAAACGATGGAATAAAGCGCAATCTAATCAGCTTCGAGAGAAGTTACATCCTCATAGCAGGCGACCCGTCAGGGGTGAGCGGCAGCACAAATATGATAAGGGCGCTAAGACATGAGGAGATGAAATTTTTCGTAAATTTAAAAGATTTGGATTGTTATGAAGTGTAA
- the hypD gene encoding hydrogenase formation protein HypD, with protein MSRELGLKELYLGFRDPKAIKVYAKLIEQEAQKIPNEVNIMEVCGGHTHAIMKYGLNQLLPKNVKFVHGPGCPVCIMPKERIDHAYVLSEQKDVILITLGDMIKVPGSRGTLQDARAKGSDVRFVYSPMDTLKIAAQNPDKTVIFFAIGFETTTPMTAALINQVIEKRINNILFHINHVTVPEPMRVLLDDETNKIDAFIGPAHVSVISGSKIYDEFPRDYKKPLVVSGFEPVDVMKSVLMILKQLSEGRCEVEVEYSRSVTHDGNTEAQKLNNMYFEKREHFRWRGIGDIAKSALKLKDEYGYLDAEVFYKEILPNEKIDDHKLCICGDILKGKANPVECKVFGKACTPSSPLGSCMVSSEGACAAYYKYGNLL; from the coding sequence ATGAGTAGAGAGCTGGGGTTAAAAGAGCTCTATTTAGGCTTTAGAGACCCAAAGGCGATAAAAGTCTATGCAAAGCTTATAGAGCAAGAAGCCCAAAAAATACCAAATGAGGTAAACATCATGGAGGTATGCGGCGGACATACGCATGCCATTATGAAGTACGGTTTAAACCAGCTTCTGCCAAAAAATGTTAAGTTTGTTCACGGTCCCGGCTGTCCTGTCTGCATCATGCCAAAGGAGAGGATAGACCACGCCTATGTTCTATCTGAGCAAAAAGATGTCATTCTGATAACTCTTGGAGATATGATAAAAGTCCCGGGAAGCCGCGGAACGCTTCAAGATGCAAGAGCAAAGGGAAGCGACGTCAGATTTGTCTACTCTCCTATGGACACGCTTAAAATCGCCGCGCAAAACCCAGATAAAACAGTTATATTTTTTGCCATAGGTTTTGAGACGACAACGCCAATGACAGCGGCACTTATCAATCAAGTTATAGAGAAGCGCATCAATAACATCCTCTTTCACATAAACCACGTAACCGTTCCTGAGCCGATGAGGGTTTTGCTTGACGATGAGACAAACAAGATAGACGCTTTCATAGGACCTGCGCATGTCAGTGTTATCAGCGGAAGCAAGATTTACGATGAATTTCCCCGCGATTATAAGAAGCCTCTAGTTGTAAGCGGTTTTGAGCCTGTTGATGTTATGAAGTCGGTTTTAATGATTTTAAAACAGTTGAGTGAAGGCAGATGTGAAGTTGAGGTCGAGTACAGCAGAAGCGTAACACACGATGGCAATACAGAGGCGCAAAAACTAAATAACATGTACTTTGAGAAAAGAGAGCATTTTAGATGGCGCGGCATCGGCGACATTGCAAAGAGTGCATTGAAGTTAAAAGATGAGTACGGCTATCTTGATGCTGAGGTTTTTTACAAAGAGATACTGCCAAATGAGAAGATAGATGACCATAAACTCTGCATCTGCGGAGATATTTTAAAGGGCAAGGCAAACCCCGTAGAGTGCAAAGTCTTCGGCAAAGCCTGTACGCCATCAAGCCCGCTTGGAAGCTGTATGGTAAGCAGTGAGGGAGCATGTGCCGCGTACTATAAGTATGGGAATCTGTTATAA
- a CDS encoding HypC/HybG/HupF family hydrogenase formation chaperone, protein MCLSIPSRVTKIDKERNVATVDTMGVSREASLDLMEEGSVAVGDYVLIHVGFIMNKIDNEDALLSLEAFDEIARRMDDDE, encoded by the coding sequence ATGTGCCTCTCAATCCCAAGCCGCGTAACAAAGATAGACAAAGAGAGAAATGTAGCCACTGTCGATACGATGGGAGTGAGCCGCGAAGCTTCGCTCGACCTTATGGAGGAGGGAAGTGTAGCGGTGGGGGATTATGTACTTATACATGTAGGTTTTATAATGAACAAAATCGACAATGAAGATGCCCTGCTTAGCTTAGAAGCGTTTGATGAGATAGCAAGAAGAATGGACGATGATGAGTAG
- the hypB gene encoding hydrogenase nickel incorporation protein HypB: MCKDCGCSITEHTHEHTHDMQNVHANPQLNDAKTIEVIEKILDKNDHEASHNRAHFESHNILAINIMSSPGSGKTALLEKFAQLAKFRFAVIEGDLQTSRDAERLIAKGIDAYQIQTGSACHLDAFMVHKALHHIDLDRVDVCFVENVGNLVCPASYDVGTHLNIVLVSVPEGNDKIAKYPVMFRKADLVLITKTDLLPYIEFDVEAEKKEARKLKPNVDILEVSIKDDASVQRVLNWIEFKREMR; the protein is encoded by the coding sequence ATGTGCAAAGATTGCGGATGCAGTATAACGGAGCATACACATGAACATACTCACGATATGCAAAACGTCCATGCAAACCCTCAGCTAAATGACGCAAAGACCATAGAGGTAATTGAGAAGATTTTGGATAAAAATGACCATGAGGCATCTCATAACAGAGCACATTTTGAGAGTCACAATATTTTGGCGATAAACATTATGAGCAGCCCAGGAAGCGGAAAAACAGCTCTTTTAGAGAAGTTTGCCCAGCTGGCAAAGTTCAGATTTGCCGTTATAGAGGGGGATTTGCAGACTTCAAGGGATGCAGAGAGACTAATAGCCAAAGGCATAGATGCCTATCAGATACAAACAGGGAGTGCGTGTCATTTGGATGCTTTTATGGTTCATAAAGCGCTTCATCACATAGACTTAGATAGGGTGGATGTCTGTTTTGTGGAGAATGTCGGAAACCTTGTATGTCCAGCCTCTTATGATGTTGGAACACATCTCAACATCGTTCTTGTAAGTGTTCCTGAGGGAAATGACAAGATAGCAAAATACCCCGTGATGTTTCGCAAAGCCGACTTGGTACTTATAACAAAAACAGACCTTCTGCCATACATCGAGTTTGACGTTGAGGCTGAGAAAAAAGAGGCTAGAAAGCTGAAACCAAACGTTGACATCTTGGAGGTGAGCATTAAGGATGACGCCTCAGTGCAGAGAGTGCTCAACTGGATAGAGTTTAAAAGAGAGATGAGATAA
- a CDS encoding NAD(P)H-dependent oxidoreductase subunit E translates to MDISADDRYRTLEKSMKKLSYEKNALIEVLHSAQETFGYLGIDTLKYIAKRLKLPYSKVYGVATFYNHFRLKPKGRHNIVVCLGTACYIKGSDKILEKIEKRFGIKAGETTSDEALSLLTARCFGSCSLAPVIVCDEQIKGKVSLENPLCDIEEMIK, encoded by the coding sequence ATGGATATTAGCGCAGACGATAGATACAGAACACTGGAAAAGAGCATGAAAAAGCTCTCTTATGAGAAGAACGCGCTCATCGAAGTTCTTCACAGCGCTCAAGAGACATTCGGATATTTGGGTATTGACACGCTCAAATACATCGCCAAAAGATTAAAACTCCCATACTCAAAAGTTTACGGTGTTGCTACCTTTTACAACCACTTCAGACTAAAACCAAAAGGCAGACATAACATCGTTGTATGTTTGGGAACTGCCTGTTATATAAAAGGCTCTGACAAGATCCTTGAGAAGATAGAAAAAAGATTTGGCATTAAAGCGGGTGAAACTACATCGGATGAAGCTTTATCGCTACTTACTGCGAGATGTTTCGGCTCATGCTCTTTGGCTCCCGTTATAGTCTGTGATGAGCAGATAAAAGGTAAAGTATCGCTTGAAAATCCACTATGCGATATTGAGGAGATGATAAAATGA
- a CDS encoding complex I 51 kDa subunit family protein — MITSTAELQELASKKREENEKNPKEISSERSTPFYTKQRRIVLENEGLIDPDDIEDYIAHGGYMSLFKVLDEMSPKEVIEEVKISALRGRGGGGYPTGLKWESVSKVISEQKYIICNGDEGDPGAFMDRAVMEGDPHRVLEGMAIAGYACGANKGYIYVRAEYPIAVEKLNRAIKQATKLGILGENIAHSGFNFSVEIRLGAGAFVCGEATALIASIEGNRGHPRQKPPHLSDHGLWGQPTLLNNVETLANIAPIIKNGGAWFRAIGTENSSGTKVFALTGHIKNSGLVEVEMGTTLRELIFDIGGGVEEGRKFKAIQSGGPSGGCIPEHLLDLQVDYESLKSAGSIMGSGGLIVIDDSSNMVEIARFFMDFCRSESCGKCTPCRVGTTELTLLLDKFIKKEATKKDFELLKEMCKMVKSTSLCGLGQTAPNPVLSTIRYFEDEYLAGICDD, encoded by the coding sequence ATGATAACATCAACCGCAGAGCTCCAAGAGTTAGCGAGCAAAAAAAGAGAAGAGAATGAAAAAAATCCAAAAGAGATTAGCTCTGAGCGTTCAACTCCTTTTTACACAAAACAGAGAAGAATCGTTCTTGAGAACGAAGGTCTTATCGACCCTGACGACATAGAGGATTATATAGCTCACGGCGGCTACATGTCACTTTTTAAAGTGCTAGATGAGATGAGCCCAAAAGAGGTTATCGAAGAGGTAAAAATAAGCGCTCTTCGCGGTCGCGGCGGCGGAGGCTATCCGACGGGGCTTAAGTGGGAGAGCGTTTCAAAAGTGATAAGCGAGCAGAAGTACATCATCTGCAACGGTGATGAGGGCGACCCTGGAGCTTTTATGGACAGAGCGGTTATGGAGGGCGATCCTCACAGAGTATTGGAAGGAATGGCGATTGCAGGTTATGCCTGCGGTGCCAACAAAGGTTATATCTATGTTCGCGCCGAGTACCCAATAGCGGTAGAGAAACTAAACAGAGCCATAAAACAGGCAACAAAACTTGGGATTTTGGGAGAAAATATCGCTCACAGCGGTTTTAATTTCAGTGTTGAAATTCGCCTCGGTGCAGGCGCGTTTGTTTGCGGAGAAGCAACCGCACTTATAGCTTCAATAGAAGGGAATCGCGGACATCCAAGGCAAAAACCGCCTCATCTAAGTGATCACGGTCTTTGGGGTCAACCTACCCTTTTAAACAATGTCGAAACACTAGCAAACATTGCACCGATCATAAAAAACGGCGGGGCATGGTTTAGAGCAATCGGAACAGAGAACTCAAGCGGAACAAAAGTTTTTGCACTCACCGGGCATATAAAAAACAGTGGACTCGTAGAAGTTGAGATGGGAACGACCTTAAGAGAGCTTATTTTTGACATCGGCGGCGGAGTTGAAGAGGGGCGAAAATTTAAAGCTATACAGTCGGGAGGACCTAGCGGAGGGTGTATTCCAGAGCATCTTTTAGACCTGCAGGTTGATTATGAGTCGCTAAAAAGTGCAGGCTCCATTATGGGAAGCGGCGGACTGATAGTTATAGACGACAGTTCAAATATGGTCGAGATCGCGCGCTTCTTTATGGACTTTTGCAGAAGCGAATCGTGCGGAAAATGCACGCCTTGCAGAGTAGGCACAACCGAGCTTACACTTCTTTTGGATAAGTTTATAAAAAAAGAGGCTACAAAAAAAGATTTTGAACTTCTAAAAGAGATGTGTAAAATGGTAAAGAGTACGAGTCTTTGCGGGCTTGGACAGACTGCGCCAAATCCGGTTTTAAGCACAATAAGATACTTTGAAGATGAATATTTGGCAGGAATTTGTGATGATTAG
- a CDS encoding 2Fe-2S iron-sulfur cluster-binding protein — protein MIREKVRVKSFKINDICVTGQSNQTILEVARDNNIEIPTMCYMEGLSCVGSCRMCIVEIKGSHEPTPACTAKIKEGMEVTTSSPQIEAARKMILSMMFSERSHVCSTCVANGDCELQNKSVELELEHSEVPYLNQRFEIDASHKNFVNDPNRCILCTRCIRVCDEIEGAHALDLAGRGLNMRIVHDMDEPWADSQSCTSCGKCVYVCPTGALYEKDISEEEVIKKRDIITELIKNRGE, from the coding sequence ATGATTAGAGAAAAAGTAAGAGTAAAAAGCTTTAAAATAAACGATATCTGCGTAACTGGGCAGTCTAACCAGACTATTTTAGAAGTTGCGCGCGACAACAACATCGAGATCCCTACCATGTGTTACATGGAAGGACTTAGCTGTGTTGGCTCGTGCAGAATGTGCATAGTGGAGATAAAGGGGAGCCATGAGCCTACCCCCGCATGTACCGCAAAGATAAAAGAGGGGATGGAAGTAACTACTTCTTCACCCCAGATAGAGGCCGCAAGGAAGATGATACTCTCCATGATGTTTTCCGAGCGCTCTCACGTATGCTCAACCTGCGTTGCAAACGGAGACTGCGAACTGCAAAACAAGTCGGTAGAGCTTGAACTTGAACACTCCGAAGTGCCGTATCTAAACCAAAGGTTTGAGATAGACGCTTCGCATAAAAATTTCGTCAATGACCCAAATAGATGCATACTCTGCACAAGATGTATCCGTGTCTGCGATGAGATCGAGGGCGCACACGCGCTTGATTTGGCAGGCAGAGGGCTAAATATGAGAATAGTGCATGATATGGATGAGCCGTGGGCTGATTCGCAGAGTTGCACAAGCTGCGGCAAATGCGTCTATGTCTGCCCGACTGGTGCGCTTTATGAGAAAGATATCAGCGAAGAAGAGGTCATTAAAAAGAGAGATATTATTACGGAGCTTATAAAAAACAGGGGGGAATAA
- a CDS encoding type II toxin-antitoxin system RelE/ParE family toxin, whose product MKIVYEEHFVKSFKNILNYIALDKKSAAKTFKTKLITHIKQIPNNPKMYKKSFYSDDETYRDMVFQGYTVTYKIEQTEIKILEIFKWQDK is encoded by the coding sequence ATGAAAATAGTTTATGAAGAGCATTTTGTAAAATCATTTAAAAATATACTTAACTACATCGCCCTAGATAAAAAATCAGCTGCCAAAACCTTTAAAACAAAACTTATAACCCATATAAAGCAAATCCCAAATAATCCAAAAATGTATAAAAAATCATTTTATAGCGATGATGAAACATACAGAGATATGGTATTTCAAGGCTATACAGTAACCTATAAAATTGAACAAACGGAGATAAAAATTTTAGAAATCTTCAAATGGCAAGATAAATAG
- a CDS encoding Fic family protein, whose protein sequence is MQKEYIPLKLPIHKELETKGVLKKIISANKALAELKGVARSIPNQSILVNALSLQEAKDSSEIENIITTHDELYRAHLGGANISYQAKEVQRYREALYRGFELVKTNNLLLKKHIVEIQQILEENQAGMRTQSGTVLKNEKSGEIIYMPPQNPADIQTLMDNLEHYINNPDLDDFDILVKMAIIHYQFESIHPFYDGNGRTGRIINILFLMLYGLLELPILYMSSYIIKTKNDYYRLLNEVRTKEAWAEWTLYVLTGVDETAKDSIRLINDINILMEDTKEKLSKELTRLYSKDLLELLFSHPYTKISFLVDTLVITRKTASSYLKSMEDIGILKSIKMGRDVYFINIALFELLKNK, encoded by the coding sequence ATGCAAAAAGAGTACATTCCTCTAAAATTGCCGATACACAAAGAGTTAGAAACAAAGGGTGTTCTCAAAAAAATCATCAGTGCCAACAAAGCACTTGCCGAGCTAAAAGGTGTTGCTCGTTCTATACCAAACCAAAGCATACTCGTCAATGCGCTCTCACTTCAAGAAGCAAAAGACTCATCAGAAATAGAAAACATCATCACTACACACGATGAACTTTACCGTGCACATTTGGGCGGCGCAAATATCTCTTATCAAGCAAAAGAGGTACAAAGATACCGTGAAGCACTTTATAGAGGTTTTGAGCTAGTTAAAACTAACAATCTGCTGCTCAAAAAACATATTGTAGAGATTCAGCAAATTTTAGAAGAAAATCAAGCGGGTATGCGAACCCAAAGCGGAACAGTGCTCAAAAATGAAAAAAGCGGCGAAATAATATATATGCCTCCTCAAAATCCAGCAGATATTCAAACTCTAATGGATAACCTAGAACATTATATCAATAATCCAGATTTGGATGATTTTGACATACTGGTCAAGATGGCAATTATTCACTACCAATTTGAATCCATTCATCCATTTTATGATGGCAACGGACGAACCGGAAGAATCATCAATATTCTTTTCTTGATGCTTTACGGACTGCTTGAACTTCCTATTTTGTATATGAGCTCTTATATCATCAAAACCAAAAATGATTACTATAGACTTCTAAATGAAGTACGCACAAAAGAGGCATGGGCAGAGTGGACACTATACGTTCTTACAGGGGTGGACGAGACTGCCAAAGACAGTATCAGGCTCATCAACGACATCAATATTCTGATGGAAGACACAAAAGAGAAGCTATCAAAAGAGCTTACAAGATTATACTCCAAAGATTTGCTTGAACTGCTTTTTTCGCATCCTTATACAAAAATAAGTTTCTTAGTTGATACACTTGTGATTACAAGAAAAACAGCATCATCATATCTCAAATCGATGGAAGATATTGGAATTCTCAAAAGTATAAAAATGGGCAGAGATGTCTATTTCATCAATATAGCACTGTTTGAATTATTAAAAAACAAGTAG
- a CDS encoding NADP oxidoreductase, giving the protein MTKDSPKKLRLATLWLDGCSGCHMSILDMDEKLIEIAEYVDVVYSPYVDAKEFPKDVDLAIVEGALSSDHDIAMIKKIRENSKLILALGDCAITGNVSAMKNLFGSDAVLERGYLDLADTNKSNTYPSKIVPKLLDKVLPLHEVVHVDYFLPGCPTPSDAIYEMLKALIEGREINIHSLTRFGK; this is encoded by the coding sequence ATGACAAAAGATTCTCCAAAAAAATTACGCCTTGCAACTCTTTGGCTTGATGGCTGTTCAGGGTGTCACATGTCGATTTTGGATATGGATGAAAAACTTATAGAGATCGCCGAGTATGTCGATGTCGTTTACAGCCCTTATGTCGATGCAAAAGAGTTTCCAAAGGATGTTGATTTAGCCATAGTTGAGGGTGCGCTCAGCAGTGACCATGACATAGCTATGATAAAGAAGATAAGAGAAAACTCAAAACTCATACTCGCTCTTGGAGATTGCGCGATTACGGGAAATGTCTCGGCTATGAAAAACCTCTTTGGCAGTGATGCGGTTTTAGAGAGGGGTTATTTAGATTTGGCAGATACAAATAAGAGCAATACGTATCCATCCAAAATTGTGCCCAAACTCCTAGATAAAGTTTTGCCTCTGCATGAAGTTGTACATGTAGACTACTTTCTTCCAGGTTGCCCTACTCCCTCAGATGCAATATATGAGATGCTTAAAGCGCTCATAGAGGGCAGAGAGATAAATATACACTCCCTTACAAGATTTGGAAAGTAA
- a CDS encoding Ni/Fe hydrogenase subunit alpha, whose translation MDSKKIIIDPVTRIEGHAKITIDLDESGKVEDAKIHVTQYRGFEKFCEGRIYTEMPAITARTCGICPVSHVIASTKAIDEILAITPPQAGINIRKIINLAQILQSHTLNFFHLSSPDFIYGFDAPKEDRNIFKMMQTHPQMARDGINLRAFGQKIIEELAGKRIHPTGIVPGGVEHKIEQSQKEAILSQIPDMMKIAQSALEFFKTNLHKFQKEIDSFATFSSLFMALSNEQRTLEHYDGELCFMDSEGNILKDKINPQDYREFIGEAVEEDSYLKSPYYKPLGYKNGMYRVGALARLNIAQSCGTPLADEELKKFKALGGGKPVLNSFYYHYARLIEIIYAIEKIEELLNDDETISENVKVTSKISNLRGVGCSEAPRGTLFHDYQVTKDGIITAVNLIIATGNNNLAMNAGVKQTALAFVDSKNITDGALNRVEAVIRCFDPCLSCSTHALGIVSSKIEVRDHNKKVIQVIERN comes from the coding sequence ATGGATAGCAAAAAAATCATAATCGACCCAGTAACCAGAATTGAGGGGCATGCAAAGATAACAATCGACCTTGATGAGAGCGGCAAAGTAGAAGATGCAAAAATACATGTAACGCAATACCGCGGATTTGAGAAGTTTTGCGAGGGCAGAATCTACACCGAAATGCCAGCAATAACCGCCAGAACTTGCGGTATCTGCCCAGTCAGCCACGTTATAGCATCCACAAAAGCCATAGATGAGATTTTAGCTATAACTCCTCCGCAAGCTGGCATAAACATACGAAAGATCATAAATCTGGCTCAGATATTGCAATCCCACACGCTAAACTTTTTTCACCTCTCAAGTCCAGATTTTATATACGGTTTTGACGCGCCAAAAGAGGATAGAAATATCTTTAAGATGATGCAGACACATCCTCAAATGGCAAGGGACGGCATAAATCTAAGAGCATTCGGGCAAAAGATCATAGAGGAGTTGGCGGGAAAAAGAATCCACCCCACAGGAATAGTACCAGGCGGAGTGGAGCATAAAATAGAGCAAAGCCAAAAAGAGGCGATACTCTCACAAATCCCGGATATGATGAAAATAGCGCAAAGTGCGCTAGAGTTTTTTAAAACAAATCTTCATAAGTTTCAAAAAGAGATAGACTCATTTGCTACTTTTTCATCTCTTTTTATGGCGCTCTCAAATGAGCAAAGAACGCTTGAGCACTACGACGGAGAGCTCTGTTTTATGGACAGCGAGGGAAATATTCTCAAAGATAAAATCAATCCGCAAGATTACAGAGAGTTTATCGGCGAAGCGGTGGAAGAGGACAGCTACCTAAAATCTCCATACTACAAACCGCTTGGCTACAAGAATGGAATGTACAGAGTGGGAGCACTTGCAAGACTAAACATAGCACAAAGCTGCGGCACTCCTTTGGCGGACGAGGAGCTTAAAAAATTCAAGGCGCTTGGTGGCGGCAAACCTGTTTTAAACTCATTTTACTACCACTACGCAAGGCTTATCGAAATTATCTACGCCATCGAGAAAATAGAAGAGCTTTTAAATGACGATGAGACGATAAGCGAAAATGTAAAAGTTACCTCAAAAATAAGCAACCTAAGAGGTGTCGGGTGTTCGGAAGCACCAAGAGGAACACTCTTTCACGACTACCAAGTCACAAAAGACGGCATCATAACAGCCGTAAATCTCATCATTGCGACGGGAAACAACAACCTTGCAATGAACGCTGGAGTAAAACAGACAGCCCTTGCGTTTGTGGATAGCAAAAACATAACAGACGGCGCGCTAAACAGAGTCGAAGCGGTCATAAGATGTTTTGACCCATGCCTTAGCTGTTCTACGCACGCACTGGGAATAGTCTCGTCTAAAATCGAGGTGCGCGACCACAACAAAAAAGTGATCCAAGTGATCGAGAGAAACTGA
- a CDS encoding alpha/beta hydrolase codes for MRKSLFSLLLVSLFAINIYANNREEALCGTFFEPFVFWIWSSMTPKPESSIVANIPFIEPSQYVTSDGKTLRGYRYSSNNGYANTSPKGYILVAMGNTMLSDQMVVMLNSFSQRGYDVYVYDYRGYANSEGARRIKAIIEDYKEITQTLNKRYKRKLLYGISLGGAVMLNVIGSGLEYDAAVIDSAPSFLSPFGCPKSIDPLENIPKDASKIFVITAQSDSVLPSSMTSPLRESAKERGAKTLDGEKYEHPFADKDLNIHYQRMALILEFLDTKN; via the coding sequence ATGAGAAAATCGCTTTTTTCACTGCTTTTAGTCTCTCTTTTTGCCATAAATATATATGCAAATAATAGAGAAGAGGCTCTTTGCGGCACTTTTTTTGAGCCGTTCGTTTTTTGGATCTGGAGCTCTATGACGCCCAAACCTGAGAGCAGTATAGTCGCTAATATTCCATTTATAGAGCCAAGCCAATACGTGACGTCTGATGGCAAAACGCTTAGAGGTTACAGATACTCCTCAAATAACGGCTACGCAAACACCTCTCCAAAAGGGTATATTTTGGTCGCTATGGGAAATACAATGCTCTCCGATCAGATGGTCGTTATGCTAAATAGCTTCTCACAAAGAGGCTACGATGTTTACGTTTACGACTACAGAGGATATGCAAACTCAGAGGGAGCTAGACGCATAAAAGCGATAATAGAGGACTACAAAGAGATAACCCAAACGCTAAATAAAAGATACAAAAGAAAACTGCTCTACGGCATCTCGCTTGGCGGTGCGGTAATGTTAAACGTCATAGGCTCTGGTTTAGAATATGATGCGGCTGTTATAGATTCTGCTCCGAGTTTTCTCTCCCCGTTTGGATGTCCAAAATCCATAGACCCGCTGGAAAATATCCCCAAAGATGCCAGTAAAATTTTTGTGATCACTGCACAAAGTGATTCTGTTCTTCCTAGTAGCATGACATCCCCGCTAAGAGAGAGTGCAAAAGAGAGAGGTGCCAAAACGCTCGATGGGGAGAAGTATGAACATCCGTTCGCCGACAAAGACCTAAATATTCACTATCAGCGGATGGCACTTATTTTAGAGTTTTTAGATACCAAAAATTAA